In one Cygnus atratus isolate AKBS03 ecotype Queensland, Australia chromosome 14, CAtr_DNAZoo_HiC_assembly, whole genome shotgun sequence genomic region, the following are encoded:
- the TNIP1 gene encoding TNFAIP3-interacting protein 1 isoform X3 codes for MADMEGRGPYRIYDPGGGTEENGSAAFERLMEENARLKEKMQGIKSIGELLEESQVEASKLRQKAEDLVKDNKMLMGSSALEELVESGAAGPKPSSTLATPGSAQPEAEARKSPSGSSSEFEIVAVEAQGFPQDSGRADLEPLPTEDANLLPQLQQLESTLSGCAQEASKDQVFVRMGYMASELKRLASKVHKNEQRTSFLQTLCETLHTENKELRTKLERDLEQRNQALEKLRCENQELRRMVTLSNQESAKREAAEQQQQSGAGAEKALGRGDLEAKEKKVKILEHQRRELLEVNKQWDQHFRAMKQKYEQKMTDVHQELAEARRALTEMEAEREQKQRDFDRKLLLAKSRIETEEAEKDRLAMEVRDLQQRMRFLQEQLAPVTRQREYQEREIQRLNKALEEALNVQASPPPIFAGTLEPAGKVPQQELLTQNELLKQQVKIFEEDFQRERSDRERMNEEKEELKQQLEKLQKQLVVSNNQLRASKDDCQREKEEKEKLKKMLKQHKQASGERLHPEPLPGPLGPACPMYQYQYSPPVPHPVYHGFDEWQQIRYPPAMPGEHAPGQNFHHFPPPEYPWRPPCAMSRSQNAPAMPGVKPVPKDLEQAGPGLP; via the exons ATGGCAGACATGGAAGGGAGAGGCCCCTACCGCATCTACGACCCCGGCGGGGGCACGGAGGAGAATGGATCCGCGGCTTTCGAGCGGCTGATGGAGGAGAACGCCCGGCTGAAGGAGAAGATGCAGGGGATAAAGTCTATCG gagagctgctggaggagtcCCAGGTGGAGGCGTCCAAGCTGCGGCAGAAGGCAGAGGACCTCGTGAAGGACAACAAAATGCTGATGGGCTCGTCTGCCttggaggagctggtggaaaGCGGAG CCGCCGGCCCCAAGCCCAGCTCCACCCTGGCCACCCCAGGCAGCGCCCAGCCGGAGGCAGAAGCGCGGAAATCTCCGAGT GGCTCCTCGTCGGAGTTTGAGATCGTGGCCGTGGAAGCGCAGGGCTTCCCCCAGGACAGCGGGAGAGCG gACTTGGAGCCGCTGCCCACCGAGGACGCCAACCTGCTGccgcagctgcagcagctggagagcacGCTGAGCGGCTGCGCCCAGGAGGCCAGCAAGGACCAGGTCTTCGTGCGCATGGGCTACATGGCCTCCGAGCTCAAGCGCCTGGCCTCCAAGGTGCACAAGAACGAGCAGAGAACGTCGTTCCTGCAG ACGCTGTGTGAGACGCTGCACACTGAGAACAAGGAGCTGCGAACCAAGCTGGAGAGGGACCTGGAGCAGAGGAACCAGGCCCTGGAGAAGCTCAG GTGTGAGAACCAGGAGCTGCGGAGGATGGTGACGCTGAGCAACCAGGAAAGTGCAAAGAGGGAAGCTgccgagcagcagcag CAGAGCGGGGCAGGAGCGGAGAAGGCGCTGGGCAGAGGAGACCTGGAGGCCAAGGAGAAGAAGGTGAAGATCCTGGAGCACCAGCGCAGGGAG ctgctggaggtgaaCAAGCAGTGGGACCAGCACTTCCGAGCCATGAAGCAGAAGTACGAGCAGAAG ATGACAGAcgtgcaccaggagctggccGAGGCCCGGCGGGCGCTGACCGAGATGGAGGCGGAGCGGGAGCAGAAGCAGCGGGACTTCGACCGCAAGCTGCTCCTGGCCAAATCCCGCATCGAAACGGAGGAG GCGGAGAAGGACAGGCTGGCCATGGAGGTGCGGGACCTGCAGCAGAGGATGCGgttcctgcaggagcagctggcgCCGGTCACCAGGCAGAGGGAGTACCAGGAGAGGGAGATCCAGCGGCTGAACAAG GCACTAGAGGAGGCCCTGAACGTCCAAGCCTCCCCACCGCCCATCTTCGCCGGCACCCTGGAGCCGGCCGGGAAGGTGccgcagcaggagctgctgaccCAGAACGAGCTGCTCAAGCAGCAG GTGAAGATTTTCGAGGAGGACTTCCAGCGGGAGCGGAGCGACAGGGAGAGGATGAACGAGGAGAAGGaggagctgaagcagcagctggagaagctgcagaagcagctggtgGTCTCCAACAACCAG CTGCGCGCCTCCAAGGACGACTGccagagggagaaggaggagaaggagaagctgaagaagatGCTGAAGCAGCACAAACAG GCTTCTGGAGAGCGGCTGCACCCCGAGCCGCTGCCGGGGCCGCTgggccctgcctgccccatgtACCAGTACCAGTACAGCCCCCCCGTGCCTCACCCCGTCTACCACGGCTTCGACGAGTGGCAGCAGATCCGATACCCGCCGGCAATGCCGGGCGAGCACGCGCCGGGACAGAACTTCCACCATTTCCCCCCG CCCGAATACCCCTGGCGCCCGCCCTGCGCCATGTCCCGGAGCCAGAACGCCCCGGCCATGCCTGGGGTGAAACCGGTCCCCAAGGATTTGG AACAGGCAGGCCCCGGATTGCCGTAA
- the TNIP1 gene encoding TNFAIP3-interacting protein 1 isoform X1, with protein sequence MADMEGRGPYRIYDPGGGTEENGSAAFERLMEENARLKEKMQGIKSIGELLEESQVEASKLRQKAEDLVKDNKMLMGSSALEELVESGAAGPKPSSTLATPGSAQPEAEARKSPSGSSSEFEIVAVEAQGFPQDSGRADLEPLPTEDANLLPQLQQLESTLSGCAQEASKDQVFVRMGYMASELKRLASKVHKNEQRTSFLQTLCETLHTENKELRTKLERDLEQRNQALEKLRCENQELRRMVTLSNQESAKREAAEQQQVRGQRCPQRGRGGSREPADTQADIPHLIWVLSSLSQYDWSTFSGPLGKGWPWEGKWLAKAPCVHPQQSGAGAEKALGRGDLEAKEKKVKILEHQRRELLEVNKQWDQHFRAMKQKYEQKMTDVHQELAEARRALTEMEAEREQKQRDFDRKLLLAKSRIETEEAEKDRLAMEVRDLQQRMRFLQEQLAPVTRQREYQEREIQRLNKALEEALNVQASPPPIFAGTLEPAGKVPQQELLTQNELLKQQVKIFEEDFQRERSDRERMNEEKEELKQQLEKLQKQLVVSNNQLRASKDDCQREKEEKEKLKKMLKQHKQASGERLHPEPLPGPLGPACPMYQYQYSPPVPHPVYHGFDEWQQIRYPPAMPGEHAPGQNFHHFPPPEYPWRPPCAMSRSQNAPAMPGVKPVPKDLEQAGPGLP encoded by the exons ATGGCAGACATGGAAGGGAGAGGCCCCTACCGCATCTACGACCCCGGCGGGGGCACGGAGGAGAATGGATCCGCGGCTTTCGAGCGGCTGATGGAGGAGAACGCCCGGCTGAAGGAGAAGATGCAGGGGATAAAGTCTATCG gagagctgctggaggagtcCCAGGTGGAGGCGTCCAAGCTGCGGCAGAAGGCAGAGGACCTCGTGAAGGACAACAAAATGCTGATGGGCTCGTCTGCCttggaggagctggtggaaaGCGGAG CCGCCGGCCCCAAGCCCAGCTCCACCCTGGCCACCCCAGGCAGCGCCCAGCCGGAGGCAGAAGCGCGGAAATCTCCGAGT GGCTCCTCGTCGGAGTTTGAGATCGTGGCCGTGGAAGCGCAGGGCTTCCCCCAGGACAGCGGGAGAGCG gACTTGGAGCCGCTGCCCACCGAGGACGCCAACCTGCTGccgcagctgcagcagctggagagcacGCTGAGCGGCTGCGCCCAGGAGGCCAGCAAGGACCAGGTCTTCGTGCGCATGGGCTACATGGCCTCCGAGCTCAAGCGCCTGGCCTCCAAGGTGCACAAGAACGAGCAGAGAACGTCGTTCCTGCAG ACGCTGTGTGAGACGCTGCACACTGAGAACAAGGAGCTGCGAACCAAGCTGGAGAGGGACCTGGAGCAGAGGAACCAGGCCCTGGAGAAGCTCAG GTGTGAGAACCAGGAGCTGCGGAGGATGGTGACGCTGAGCAACCAGGAAAGTGCAAAGAGGGAAGCTgccgagcagcagcaggtacGGGGGCAGCGTTGTCCTCAGAGGGGccggggagggagcagggagccaGCCGACACACAGGCAGATATCCCCCACCTCATCTGGGTTCTCTCCAGTTTGTCCCAGTATGACTGGAGCACCTTCTCAGGGCCTTTAGGGAAGGGGTGGCCGTGGGAAGGAAAATGGCTTGCAAAAGCCCCGTGTGTGCACCCACAGCAGAGCGGGGCAGGAGCGGAGAAGGCGCTGGGCAGAGGAGACCTGGAGGCCAAGGAGAAGAAGGTGAAGATCCTGGAGCACCAGCGCAGGGAG ctgctggaggtgaaCAAGCAGTGGGACCAGCACTTCCGAGCCATGAAGCAGAAGTACGAGCAGAAG ATGACAGAcgtgcaccaggagctggccGAGGCCCGGCGGGCGCTGACCGAGATGGAGGCGGAGCGGGAGCAGAAGCAGCGGGACTTCGACCGCAAGCTGCTCCTGGCCAAATCCCGCATCGAAACGGAGGAG GCGGAGAAGGACAGGCTGGCCATGGAGGTGCGGGACCTGCAGCAGAGGATGCGgttcctgcaggagcagctggcgCCGGTCACCAGGCAGAGGGAGTACCAGGAGAGGGAGATCCAGCGGCTGAACAAG GCACTAGAGGAGGCCCTGAACGTCCAAGCCTCCCCACCGCCCATCTTCGCCGGCACCCTGGAGCCGGCCGGGAAGGTGccgcagcaggagctgctgaccCAGAACGAGCTGCTCAAGCAGCAG GTGAAGATTTTCGAGGAGGACTTCCAGCGGGAGCGGAGCGACAGGGAGAGGATGAACGAGGAGAAGGaggagctgaagcagcagctggagaagctgcagaagcagctggtgGTCTCCAACAACCAG CTGCGCGCCTCCAAGGACGACTGccagagggagaaggaggagaaggagaagctgaagaagatGCTGAAGCAGCACAAACAG GCTTCTGGAGAGCGGCTGCACCCCGAGCCGCTGCCGGGGCCGCTgggccctgcctgccccatgtACCAGTACCAGTACAGCCCCCCCGTGCCTCACCCCGTCTACCACGGCTTCGACGAGTGGCAGCAGATCCGATACCCGCCGGCAATGCCGGGCGAGCACGCGCCGGGACAGAACTTCCACCATTTCCCCCCG CCCGAATACCCCTGGCGCCCGCCCTGCGCCATGTCCCGGAGCCAGAACGCCCCGGCCATGCCTGGGGTGAAACCGGTCCCCAAGGATTTGG AACAGGCAGGCCCCGGATTGCCGTAA
- the TNIP1 gene encoding TNFAIP3-interacting protein 1 isoform X2 encodes MADMEGRGPYRIYDPGGGTEENGSAAFERLMEENARLKEKMQGIKSIGELLEESQVEASKLRQKAEDLVKDNKMLMGSSALEELVESGAAGPKPSSTLATPGSAQPEAEARKSPSGSSSEFEIVAVEAQGFPQDSGRADLEPLPTEDANLLPQLQQLESTLSGCAQEASKDQVFVRMGYMASELKRLASKVHKNEQRTSFLQTLCETLHTENKELRTKLERDLEQRNQALEKLRCENQELRRMVTLSNQESAKREAAEQQQQSGAGAEKALGRGDLEAKEKKVKILEHQRRELLEVNKQWDQHFRAMKQKYEQKMTDVHQELAEARRALTEMEAEREQKQRDFDRKLLLAKSRIETEEAEKDRLAMEVRDLQQRMRFLQEQLAPVTRQREYQEREIQRLNKALEEALNVQASPPPIFAGTLEPAGKVPQQELLTQNELLKQQVKIFEEDFQRERSDRERMNEEKEELKQQLEKLQKQLVVSNNQLRASKDDCQREKEEKEKLKKMLKQHKQVGRGKNPSWPRGRGAGGRCLVWVGCPRALSISPGSSQASGERLHPEPLPGPLGPACPMYQYQYSPPVPHPVYHGFDEWQQIRYPPAMPGEHAPGQNFHHFPPPEYPWRPPCAMSRSQNAPAMPGVKPVPKDLEQAGPGLP; translated from the exons ATGGCAGACATGGAAGGGAGAGGCCCCTACCGCATCTACGACCCCGGCGGGGGCACGGAGGAGAATGGATCCGCGGCTTTCGAGCGGCTGATGGAGGAGAACGCCCGGCTGAAGGAGAAGATGCAGGGGATAAAGTCTATCG gagagctgctggaggagtcCCAGGTGGAGGCGTCCAAGCTGCGGCAGAAGGCAGAGGACCTCGTGAAGGACAACAAAATGCTGATGGGCTCGTCTGCCttggaggagctggtggaaaGCGGAG CCGCCGGCCCCAAGCCCAGCTCCACCCTGGCCACCCCAGGCAGCGCCCAGCCGGAGGCAGAAGCGCGGAAATCTCCGAGT GGCTCCTCGTCGGAGTTTGAGATCGTGGCCGTGGAAGCGCAGGGCTTCCCCCAGGACAGCGGGAGAGCG gACTTGGAGCCGCTGCCCACCGAGGACGCCAACCTGCTGccgcagctgcagcagctggagagcacGCTGAGCGGCTGCGCCCAGGAGGCCAGCAAGGACCAGGTCTTCGTGCGCATGGGCTACATGGCCTCCGAGCTCAAGCGCCTGGCCTCCAAGGTGCACAAGAACGAGCAGAGAACGTCGTTCCTGCAG ACGCTGTGTGAGACGCTGCACACTGAGAACAAGGAGCTGCGAACCAAGCTGGAGAGGGACCTGGAGCAGAGGAACCAGGCCCTGGAGAAGCTCAG GTGTGAGAACCAGGAGCTGCGGAGGATGGTGACGCTGAGCAACCAGGAAAGTGCAAAGAGGGAAGCTgccgagcagcagcag CAGAGCGGGGCAGGAGCGGAGAAGGCGCTGGGCAGAGGAGACCTGGAGGCCAAGGAGAAGAAGGTGAAGATCCTGGAGCACCAGCGCAGGGAG ctgctggaggtgaaCAAGCAGTGGGACCAGCACTTCCGAGCCATGAAGCAGAAGTACGAGCAGAAG ATGACAGAcgtgcaccaggagctggccGAGGCCCGGCGGGCGCTGACCGAGATGGAGGCGGAGCGGGAGCAGAAGCAGCGGGACTTCGACCGCAAGCTGCTCCTGGCCAAATCCCGCATCGAAACGGAGGAG GCGGAGAAGGACAGGCTGGCCATGGAGGTGCGGGACCTGCAGCAGAGGATGCGgttcctgcaggagcagctggcgCCGGTCACCAGGCAGAGGGAGTACCAGGAGAGGGAGATCCAGCGGCTGAACAAG GCACTAGAGGAGGCCCTGAACGTCCAAGCCTCCCCACCGCCCATCTTCGCCGGCACCCTGGAGCCGGCCGGGAAGGTGccgcagcaggagctgctgaccCAGAACGAGCTGCTCAAGCAGCAG GTGAAGATTTTCGAGGAGGACTTCCAGCGGGAGCGGAGCGACAGGGAGAGGATGAACGAGGAGAAGGaggagctgaagcagcagctggagaagctgcagaagcagctggtgGTCTCCAACAACCAG CTGCGCGCCTCCAAGGACGACTGccagagggagaaggaggagaaggagaagctgaagaagatGCTGAAGCAGCACAAACAGGTGGGACGAGGGAAGAACCCTTCCTGGCCCCGgggcaggggagctgggggccgGTGCTTGGTGTGGGTGGGCTGCCCTCGGGCTCTCAGCATCTCCCCCGGCTCCTCGCAGGCTTCTGGAGAGCGGCTGCACCCCGAGCCGCTGCCGGGGCCGCTgggccctgcctgccccatgtACCAGTACCAGTACAGCCCCCCCGTGCCTCACCCCGTCTACCACGGCTTCGACGAGTGGCAGCAGATCCGATACCCGCCGGCAATGCCGGGCGAGCACGCGCCGGGACAGAACTTCCACCATTTCCCCCCG CCCGAATACCCCTGGCGCCCGCCCTGCGCCATGTCCCGGAGCCAGAACGCCCCGGCCATGCCTGGGGTGAAACCGGTCCCCAAGGATTTGG AACAGGCAGGCCCCGGATTGCCGTAA
- the TNIP1 gene encoding TNFAIP3-interacting protein 1 isoform X4 gives MADMEGRGPYRIYDPGGGTEENGSAAFERLMEENARLKEKMQGIKSIGELLEESQVEASKLRQKAEDLVKDNKMLMGSSALEELVESGAAGPKPSSTLATPGSAQPEAEARKSPSGSSSEFEIVAVEAQGFPQDSGRADLEPLPTEDANLLPQLQQLESTLSGCAQEASKDQVFVRMGYMASELKRLASKVHKNEQRTSFLQTLCETLHTENKELRTKLERDLEQRNQALEKLRCENQELRRMVTLSNQESAKREAAEQQQSGAGAEKALGRGDLEAKEKKVKILEHQRRELLEVNKQWDQHFRAMKQKYEQKMTDVHQELAEARRALTEMEAEREQKQRDFDRKLLLAKSRIETEEAEKDRLAMEVRDLQQRMRFLQEQLAPVTRQREYQEREIQRLNKALEEALNVQASPPPIFAGTLEPAGKVPQQELLTQNELLKQQVKIFEEDFQRERSDRERMNEEKEELKQQLEKLQKQLVVSNNQLRASKDDCQREKEEKEKLKKMLKQHKQASGERLHPEPLPGPLGPACPMYQYQYSPPVPHPVYHGFDEWQQIRYPPAMPGEHAPGQNFHHFPPPEYPWRPPCAMSRSQNAPAMPGVKPVPKDLEQAGPGLP, from the exons ATGGCAGACATGGAAGGGAGAGGCCCCTACCGCATCTACGACCCCGGCGGGGGCACGGAGGAGAATGGATCCGCGGCTTTCGAGCGGCTGATGGAGGAGAACGCCCGGCTGAAGGAGAAGATGCAGGGGATAAAGTCTATCG gagagctgctggaggagtcCCAGGTGGAGGCGTCCAAGCTGCGGCAGAAGGCAGAGGACCTCGTGAAGGACAACAAAATGCTGATGGGCTCGTCTGCCttggaggagctggtggaaaGCGGAG CCGCCGGCCCCAAGCCCAGCTCCACCCTGGCCACCCCAGGCAGCGCCCAGCCGGAGGCAGAAGCGCGGAAATCTCCGAGT GGCTCCTCGTCGGAGTTTGAGATCGTGGCCGTGGAAGCGCAGGGCTTCCCCCAGGACAGCGGGAGAGCG gACTTGGAGCCGCTGCCCACCGAGGACGCCAACCTGCTGccgcagctgcagcagctggagagcacGCTGAGCGGCTGCGCCCAGGAGGCCAGCAAGGACCAGGTCTTCGTGCGCATGGGCTACATGGCCTCCGAGCTCAAGCGCCTGGCCTCCAAGGTGCACAAGAACGAGCAGAGAACGTCGTTCCTGCAG ACGCTGTGTGAGACGCTGCACACTGAGAACAAGGAGCTGCGAACCAAGCTGGAGAGGGACCTGGAGCAGAGGAACCAGGCCCTGGAGAAGCTCAG GTGTGAGAACCAGGAGCTGCGGAGGATGGTGACGCTGAGCAACCAGGAAAGTGCAAAGAGGGAAGCTgccgagcagcagcag AGCGGGGCAGGAGCGGAGAAGGCGCTGGGCAGAGGAGACCTGGAGGCCAAGGAGAAGAAGGTGAAGATCCTGGAGCACCAGCGCAGGGAG ctgctggaggtgaaCAAGCAGTGGGACCAGCACTTCCGAGCCATGAAGCAGAAGTACGAGCAGAAG ATGACAGAcgtgcaccaggagctggccGAGGCCCGGCGGGCGCTGACCGAGATGGAGGCGGAGCGGGAGCAGAAGCAGCGGGACTTCGACCGCAAGCTGCTCCTGGCCAAATCCCGCATCGAAACGGAGGAG GCGGAGAAGGACAGGCTGGCCATGGAGGTGCGGGACCTGCAGCAGAGGATGCGgttcctgcaggagcagctggcgCCGGTCACCAGGCAGAGGGAGTACCAGGAGAGGGAGATCCAGCGGCTGAACAAG GCACTAGAGGAGGCCCTGAACGTCCAAGCCTCCCCACCGCCCATCTTCGCCGGCACCCTGGAGCCGGCCGGGAAGGTGccgcagcaggagctgctgaccCAGAACGAGCTGCTCAAGCAGCAG GTGAAGATTTTCGAGGAGGACTTCCAGCGGGAGCGGAGCGACAGGGAGAGGATGAACGAGGAGAAGGaggagctgaagcagcagctggagaagctgcagaagcagctggtgGTCTCCAACAACCAG CTGCGCGCCTCCAAGGACGACTGccagagggagaaggaggagaaggagaagctgaagaagatGCTGAAGCAGCACAAACAG GCTTCTGGAGAGCGGCTGCACCCCGAGCCGCTGCCGGGGCCGCTgggccctgcctgccccatgtACCAGTACCAGTACAGCCCCCCCGTGCCTCACCCCGTCTACCACGGCTTCGACGAGTGGCAGCAGATCCGATACCCGCCGGCAATGCCGGGCGAGCACGCGCCGGGACAGAACTTCCACCATTTCCCCCCG CCCGAATACCCCTGGCGCCCGCCCTGCGCCATGTCCCGGAGCCAGAACGCCCCGGCCATGCCTGGGGTGAAACCGGTCCCCAAGGATTTGG AACAGGCAGGCCCCGGATTGCCGTAA